The following coding sequences lie in one Candidatus Neptunochlamydia sp. REUL1 genomic window:
- a CDS encoding type II toxin-antitoxin system RelE/ParE family toxin — MEIKIEIYETHSEKSPFIDWIDGLKEIHTRAKIFTRLDRLKMGNFGDCKSVGNGIYELRIHYGPGVRIYYSKIGMKVILLLCGGDKSSQKKDIKNAKMFLEDYKDRKD, encoded by the coding sequence GTGGAAATAAAGATCGAAATTTATGAAACGCACTCAGAAAAAAGCCCTTTTATAGATTGGATTGATGGGCTAAAAGAAATTCATACTCGCGCAAAAATCTTTACGCGTTTGGATCGTCTTAAAATGGGAAATTTTGGTGATTGTAAGTCGGTAGGAAATGGAATTTATGAGCTTCGTATTCATTATGGTCCTGGGGTAAGAATTTATTATTCTAAAATAGGAATGAAGGTGATTTTGCTTCTATGTGGAGGAGACAAAAGCTCTCAAAAGAAGGACATCAAAAATGCAAAAATGTTTCTTGAAGATTATAAGGATCGAAAGGATTAA
- a CDS encoding addiction module antidote protein — protein sequence MAKSRKYQDWLIEKLRDHDEAVAYLNAALEESLKGDEESQHLFLLAVRNVAEAQGGVSKLAEKAHLGRESLYKTLSDKGNPKWHTLVSLIIALGLNLRLS from the coding sequence ATGGCAAAAAGTAGAAAATATCAAGATTGGCTTATTGAAAAGCTCAGAGATCATGATGAGGCTGTTGCTTATTTAAATGCAGCTTTAGAGGAAAGTCTTAAAGGGGATGAGGAATCTCAGCACCTTTTTCTTTTAGCTGTTAGAAATGTTGCAGAAGCTCAAGGAGGAGTGTCAAAGCTCGCTGAAAAAGCGCATCTTGGAAGAGAAAGCCTTTACAAGACTCTATCGGACAAGGGAAATCCTAAGTGGCACACACTTGTCTCATTGATCATTGCACTTGGTCTTAACCTAAGATTGAGCTAA
- a CDS encoding IS630 family transposase: protein MAEYKRLGKPIVYIDESGFAHDMPRTHDYSKIGQRCFGTHDWGAKGRTNAIGALLGTSLLTLALFECNINTDAFSIWAEEDLLPKLPSESILVMDNASFHKSKSMQEKIQAAGHTLEYLPPYSPDLNPIEHKWAQAKSKRRKYQCGIDELFKEHCL, encoded by the coding sequence ATCGCAGAATATAAACGTTTGGGAAAGCCAATTGTGTATATTGATGAAAGCGGGTTTGCCCATGATATGCCCCGCACCCACGATTACTCCAAAATAGGACAGCGATGTTTTGGCACTCATGATTGGGGAGCAAAAGGAAGAACAAATGCAATAGGGGCATTACTTGGAACAAGCCTCCTTACACTTGCGTTATTCGAGTGCAATATTAATACAGACGCCTTTTCCATTTGGGCAGAGGAGGACTTGCTACCGAAACTTCCCTCTGAAAGTATTCTGGTTATGGATAATGCTTCATTCCATAAAAGCAAATCTATGCAAGAGAAGATCCAGGCTGCAGGCCATACCTTGGAATATCTTCCTCCCTATTCCCCTGATCTAAACCCTATTGAACACAAGTGGGCACAGGCAAAGTCTAAGCGAAGAAAATATCAATGTGGAATAGACGAACTTTTCAAGGAGCACTGCCTATAA
- a CDS encoding ABC transporter ATP-binding protein translates to MKDEVAVKCSQIRKSFGVGDLRFEVLHGIDLEVKSGELLMLVGPSGSGKTTLISIIAGILSHDNGHCQLFGKDIDTFSDSEKTKFRGENLGFVFQSFNLIPMLSNSENVAIPLLLNHMDRHEAIKLAEERLDQFGLGDKVGNFPAQLSGGQQQRVAIARAVIHNPKLIVCDEPTSALDHENGALVLNHLREIVDKENRALIVVTHDSRIFDYADRIVHLEDGNIASEKMNHG, encoded by the coding sequence ATGAAAGATGAAGTTGCCGTAAAATGTTCCCAAATTCGAAAATCTTTTGGAGTAGGAGACCTCCGCTTTGAAGTACTCCACGGCATTGATCTTGAGGTTAAGTCAGGAGAACTCCTGATGCTTGTTGGCCCTTCAGGATCTGGGAAAACCACTCTCATCTCAATCATTGCAGGAATCTTGAGTCATGACAATGGGCACTGCCAATTATTTGGAAAAGATATCGATACTTTTTCTGACTCTGAAAAAACAAAATTTCGAGGAGAAAATCTCGGATTTGTCTTCCAGTCCTTTAACCTCATTCCGATGCTTTCTAATTCTGAAAATGTTGCGATTCCCCTCCTTCTTAATCATATGGATAGACATGAAGCAATAAAACTTGCTGAAGAGCGTCTCGATCAATTTGGTCTTGGAGACAAAGTGGGCAATTTCCCCGCACAACTTTCTGGAGGGCAACAGCAACGTGTTGCAATTGCTCGAGCGGTCATTCATAACCCCAAACTGATCGTATGCGACGAACCTACGAGCGCCCTCGATCACGAAAACGGTGCACTTGTTCTCAATCACTTAAGGGAAATTGTCGACAAAGAAAACCGGGCTTTGATTGTCGTCACTCACGACTCTCGCATTTTTGACTATGCCGATCGCATTGTTCACCTAGAAGACGGCAATATTGCTTCTGAAAAAATGAATCACGGGTAA
- a CDS encoding IS630 transposase-related protein, whose amino-acid sequence MTYSLDFRKKVLSIRSKEKLSFAQVARRFGVSVNSVFLWSKRLEPRRTKIRPAIKIDREILMEDIKKYPDAFNYERAHRLKVSTSGIRCAMKRLRISYKKNAQPSQGLRNKKTNLSRKNRRI is encoded by the coding sequence ATGACATATTCGCTAGATTTTAGAAAAAAAGTTCTATCGATCCGAAGCAAAGAAAAATTAAGCTTTGCCCAAGTAGCAAGACGCTTTGGAGTAAGTGTAAATAGTGTGTTTCTCTGGTCTAAGAGGTTAGAGCCGAGGCGCACTAAAATCAGACCTGCAATAAAGATTGATAGAGAGATCTTGATGGAGGATATCAAGAAATACCCTGATGCCTTCAACTATGAACGAGCACATCGTCTCAAAGTAAGCACTTCAGGCATTCGGTGTGCCATGAAGAGGTTAAGAATTAGCTATAAAAAAAACGCTCAACCATCCCAAGGCCTGCGAAACAAAAAGACAAATCTTTCAAGGAAAAATCGCAGAATATAA